In Quercus lobata isolate SW786 chromosome 12, ValleyOak3.0 Primary Assembly, whole genome shotgun sequence, a genomic segment contains:
- the LOC115971117 gene encoding uncharacterized protein LOC115971117 — translation MMRSWSAKLRSLALQSPHPLRSISSSSSSSFTSRRLIHSSPQLHQPIHFASCRSRFNASSTTHSSLALQSFLAPPFPPSVNQVRHVSSRERKKRRKPMTPVTSKIKKTKMKFFSSFKSRFRVMNDGNIRRWKEGKRHNAHLKSKKSKRRLRQPGIVPAAYAKVMKKLNFCG, via the exons ATGATGCGAAGTTGGAGCGCTAAGCTTCGGTCTCTAGCGCTTCAATCGCCTCACCCTCTGCGGtctatctcttcttcttcttcttcttcttttacttcACGCCGCCTCATCCACTCCTCCCCACAGCTTCACCAACCCATCCATTTTGCTTCGTGTAGATCGAGGTTCAATGCCTCTTCAACAACCCATTCCTCATTGGCTTTGCAGTCCTTTCTGGCTCCTCCGTTTCCTCCTTCT GTGAATCAAGTGCGGCATGTTTCATCGAGAGAGCGGAAGAAGAGGAGAAAGCCAATGACACCGGTCACGTCCAAgataaagaaaaccaaaatgaagtttttttc GTCTTTCAAGTCCAGGTTTAGGGTGATGAATGATGGGAATATTCGGCGTTGGAAGGAGGGAAAGCGGCACAATGCACATTTGAAG TCAAAGAAATCAAAACGTAGGCTCAGACAACCTGGCATTGTCCCTGCTGCTTATGCCAAAGTGATGAAGAAGCTCAATTTTTGTGGTTAA
- the LOC115971116 gene encoding 7-deoxyloganetin glucosyltransferase-like, whose protein sequence is MDSKTQVADKPHAVCIPCPAQGHMKPMLKLSKLLHHEGFHITYVNTEFNHQRFMKSRGPNSLDGLSDFRFETIPDGLPPSDINATQDIPSISESIMTNFLAPFSDLLIKLNSPTSDNPPVTCIVSDAFMTFTITAAQEFKIPVVMFFTNSACSVMGYLQLPSLKDKGIIPLKDESYLTNGYLDTIIDGIPGMRDMRLRDLPSFVRTIDPNDIVFRMVIDVAERAHTASGIIVHTFDELEQEVLHSLSTMFPHVYAIGPLEPQLNRLSNDHLESIGYGLWNEETECLSWLNSKAPNSVIYVSFGSIAVITSSQLVEIGWGLANSKHPFLWIIRPDLVEGGSTILSPEFQEVIKERGLITSWCPQEEVLNHPSIGGFLTHSGWNSTIESVCAGVPMLCLPFFSDQQTNCKYTCNEWAIGMEIDFDVKREEVEKIVRELLEGDKGKKMKKKVVEWKKLAEEATSPLGSSSINLKNLVSEVLLSKG, encoded by the exons ATGGATTCTAAGACACAGGTAGCTGATAAGCCTCATGCAGTTTGTATTCCATGCCCAGCTCAAGGTCACATGAAGCCAATGCTAAAGCTTTCAAAGCTTCTCCACCATGAAGGGTTTCACATAACCTATGTAAACACTGAGTTCAACCACCAACGTTTTATGAAATCCAGAGGTCCCAACTCCCTAGATGGCTTGTCTGACTTTCGATTTGAAACCATCCCCGATGGCCTTCCTCCATCAGATATCAACGCCACCCAAGACATCCCTTCTATTTCTGAATCCATTATGACTAACTTCTTGGCTCCATTTTCTGACCTCCTTATAAAACTCAACAGTCCAACTTCAGATAATCCTCCagttacttgtattgtttcagATGCTTTCATGACGTTTACAATTACTGCTGCTCAAGAATTCAAAATCCCTGTTGTGATGTTCTTCACTAACTCTGCTTGCAGCGTAATGGGTTATCTACAGCTTCCTTCTCTCAAGGACAAAGGCATCATACCTCTTAAAG ATGAGAGCTATTTGACAAATGGATATCTTGACACAATTATAGATGGGATTCCTGGTATGAGAGACATGCGTCTGAGGGATCTCCCAAGCTTTGTACGAACCATTGAtccaaatgatattgtttttagAATGGTGATTGATGTAGCTGAGAGAGCTCATACTGCTTCAGGAATTATTGTTCACACATTCGATGAGTTAGAGCAAGAAGTTTTGCATTCTCTCTCTACCATGTTTCCTCATGTTTATGCTATTGGCCCTCTAGAACCACAACTCAACCGCTTATCCAATGACCATTTGGAATCAATTGGGTATGGTTTATGGAATGAAGAAACCGAGTGCCTCAGTTGGCTTAATTCAAAGGCACCCAACTCGGTGATATATGTGAGTTTTGGTAGCATAGCTGTCATAACATCATCGCAATTGGTTGAGATTGGATGGGGACTTGCAAATAGTAAGCACCCATTTTTGTGGATAATTAGGCCTGACTTAGTTGAAGGCGGATCAACGATTTTGTCACCTGAGTTTCAGGAGGTAATTAAAGAAAGAGGTCTAATAACTAGTTGGTGCCCTCAAGAGGAAGTACTAAACCACCCCTCCATTGGAGGGTTCTTGACACATAGCGGCTGGAATTCAACCATTGAAAGTGTGTGTGCAGGAGTGCCAATGCTTTGCTTACCATTCTTTTCAGATCAGCAAACGAACTGCAAGTACACTTGCAATGAATGGGCCATCGGCATGGAAATTGACTTTGATGTCAAAAGAGAGGAAGTAGAGAAGATTGTAAGAGAATTGTTGGAAGGAGATAAgggaaagaaaatgaagaaaaaggtCGTGGAGTGGAAAAAATTGGCCGAAGAGGCCACAAGTCCACTTGGTTCCTCATccattaacttaaaaaatttggTGAGTGAAGTGCTTTTATCAAAAGGCTAA
- the LOC115971118 gene encoding 7-deoxyloganetin glucosyltransferase-like, whose amino-acid sequence MDSKTQVADKPHAVCMPCPSQSHMKAMLKLSKLLHHEGFHITFVNTEFNHQRFMKSRGTNSLDGLFDFRIETIPDGLPPSDINATQDIPSLSESIMTNFLAPFFDLLVKLNSVTSDNPPVTCIVSDGSMPFTITAAQEFKIPVVMFFPLSAYNVMGVLQLPSLKNKGIIPLKDESYLTNGYLDIIIDGIPGIRDIHLRDLPGFVRTIDPNDIVFRMVIDAAERVPSASGIIVHTFDELEQEVLHALSTMFPHVYAIGPLEPQLNHLYNNHLESIGYCLWKEETECLNWLNSRAPNSVIYVSFGSIAVMIPSQLVEIGWGLANSKHPFLWIIRPDLVEGGSTILSPEFQEEIKEKCLITSWCPQEEVLNHPSIGGFLTHSGWNSTIESVCAGVPMLCLPFFADQQTNCKYTCNEWAIGMEIDFDVKREEVEKIVRELLEGDKGKKMKKKAMEWKKLAEEATSPLGSSSINLKNLVSEVLLSKG is encoded by the exons ATGGATTCTAAGACACAAGTAGCTGATAAGCCTCATGCAGTTTGTATGCCATGCCCATCTCAAAGTCACATGAAGGCAATGCTAAAGCTTTCAAAGCTTCTCCACCATGAAGGGTTTCACATAACCTTTGTTAACACTGAGTTCAACCACCAACGTTTTATGAAATCCAGAGGTACCAACTCCTTAGATGGCTTGTTTGACTTTCGAATCGAAACCATCCCCGATGGCCTTCCTCCATCAGATATCAACGCCACCCAAGACATCCCTTCTCTTTCTGAATCCATTATGACCAACTTCTTGGCTCCATTTTTTGACCTCCTTGTAAAACTCAACAGTGTAACTTCAGATAATCCTCCagttacttgtattgtttcagATGGTAGCATGCCGTTTACAATTACTGCTGCTCAGGAATTCAAAATCCCTGTTGTGATGTTCTTCCCTCTCTCTGCTTACAACGTAATGGGTGTTCTTCAGCTTCCTTCTCTCAAGAACAAAGGCATCATACCTCTTAAAG ATGAGAGCTATCTAACAAATGGATATCTTGACATAATTATAGACGGGATTCCTGGTATAAGAGACATACATTTGagggatctcccaggctttgtACGAACCATTGAtccaaatgatattgtttttagAATGGTAATTGATGCAGCAGAGAGAGTTCCTAGTGCTTCGGGAATTATTGTTCACACATTCGATGAGTTAGAGCAAGAAGTTTTGCATGCTCTCTCTACCATGTTTCCTCATGTATATGCTATTGGCCCTCTAGAACCACAACTCAATCACTTATACAATAATCATTTGGAATCAATTGGGTATTGTTTATGGAAGGAAGAAACCGAGTGCCTCAATTGGCTTAATTCAAGGGCACCTAACTCAGTGATATATGTGAGTTTTGGTAGCATAGCTGTCATGATACCATCGCAATTGGTTGAGATTGGTTGGGGACTTGCAAATAGTAAGCACCCATTTTTGTGGATAATTAGGCCTGACTTAGTTGAAGGCGGATCAACGATTTTGTCACCTGAGTTTCAggaggaaattaaagaaaaatgtctAATAACTAGTTGGTGCCCTCAAGAGGAAGTGCTAAACCACCCCTCCATTGGAGGGTTCTTGACACATAGTGGCTGGAATTCAACTATTGAAAGTGTGTGTGCAGGAGTGCCAATGCTTTGCTTACCATTCTTTGCAGATCAGCAAACAAATTGCAAGTACACTTGCAATGAATGGGCCATCGGCATGGAAATTGACTTTGATGTCAAAAGAGAGGAAGTAGAGAAGATTGTAAGAGAATTGTTGGAAGGAGATAAgggaaagaaaatgaagaaaaaggcCATGGAGTGGAAAAAATTGGCTGAAGAGGCCACAAGTCCACTTGGTTCCTCATccattaacttaaaaaatttggTGAGTGAAGTGTTGTTATCAAAAGGCTAA